Proteins from a genomic interval of Chitinophagales bacterium:
- a CDS encoding type II toxin-antitoxin system VapC family toxin, producing the protein MVGVALDTNIAIDILNERTEIIPKLRSVSFAYLPITVCGELLFGAKNSGRSTTNEIKYVRFINTCIVLNVDFLVANQYAAIRKQLKSIGRPIPENDIWIAAICMVNNLALATHDKHFQYVDGLQLFDWF; encoded by the coding sequence ATGGTAGGAGTTGCTTTGGATACGAACATTGCTATTGATATTTTGAACGAAAGAACAGAAATCATCCCAAAATTACGTTCTGTAAGTTTTGCCTATTTGCCGATTACTGTGTGTGGTGAGTTGCTTTTTGGAGCTAAAAATTCAGGTAGAAGCACTACAAATGAAATCAAATATGTTCGTTTTATCAATACTTGTATTGTGCTAAATGTTGATTTTTTGGTTGCCAACCAGTATGCTGCTATTCGCAAACAGTTGAAAAGCATTGGACGACCTATTCCTGAGAATGACATTTGGATTGCAGCTATATGTATGGTCAATAATCTTGCATTGGCTACTCATGACAAACACTTTCAGTATGTGGATGGATTGCAGTTGTTTGATTGGTTTTGA
- a CDS encoding IPTL-CTERM sorting domain-containing protein, with product MERISDTSIRLTATSSTTNTTQNGTGFGFSNAGLFDVSPTTSVPVASDNTLQINGQTITANGGGGFTGFSTASPVTGTLSATGSVVLTWGDGQIKGTGNSFDIVHSIPSNIICQVGIVADSQTAAASIPTLSEWGLLILALLLMTFGTLYLVQPNWRERLEQE from the coding sequence ATGGAAAGAATCAGTGATACCTCTATTAGATTGACAGCAACCAGTTCAACAACCAATACTACACAGAACGGAACTGGTTTCGGCTTTAGTAATGCTGGTTTATTTGATGTAAGCCCAACCACCTCAGTTCCTGTTGCATCAGATAACACTTTGCAGATTAATGGACAGACTATTACTGCAAATGGTGGAGGTGGTTTTACGGGATTTAGTACTGCATCTCCTGTAACAGGAACTCTATCTGCTACGGGATCCGTTGTACTCACTTGGGGCGATGGTCAGATAAAAGGAACTGGCAACTCATTTGATATAGTTCATAGTATTCCCTCCAATATTATTTGTCAAGTAGGAATTGTTGCTGATTCCCAAACAGCAGCCGCATCCATCCCCACCCTCTCTGAATGGGGCTTACTCATTCTCGCCTTGTTGTTGATGACTTTTGGAACCTTGTATTTGGTGCAGCCGAATTGGAGGGAGAGGCTTGAACAGGAATAG
- a CDS encoding type II toxin-antitoxin system VapC family toxin: protein MKGYLLDTDICIFFLKDKFHLTEKIDAVGIDKCFISAITIGELLYGAEFSSDYEKHIKEVVFFEDEFTVIPVYEALRIYAKEKARLRRLGTMIADLDLLIGATAITHDLIMVTRNYKHFSKIDSIQLEDWTEKEYNEFVI, encoded by the coding sequence ATGAAAGGTTATTTGTTAGATACGGATATTTGTATCTTTTTTCTCAAAGACAAGTTTCATCTGACAGAAAAAATTGATGCGGTCGGAATAGACAAATGTTTTATTTCTGCCATAACGATTGGCGAACTGCTCTATGGTGCAGAATTTAGCAGTGATTATGAAAAGCATATCAAGGAAGTGGTTTTTTTTGAAGACGAATTTACTGTTATTCCTGTATATGAAGCACTTAGAATTTATGCCAAAGAGAAAGCAAGGTTAAGAAGGTTGGGAACTATGATTGCAGACCTTGACCTTCTTATTGGAGCTACTGCTATAACGCATGATTTGATTATGGTGACTCGGAATTACAAACATTTCAGCAAAATTGATAGCATTCAATTGGAGGATTGGACGGAAAAAGAATATAATGAGTTTGTTATCTGA